A single genomic interval of Acidovorax sp. 1608163 harbors:
- a CDS encoding isopenicillin N synthase family oxygenase: MGDMGHETHTREVRCIDLSDFEHRKREIADELWSAAVDIGFFQVSHHGIALQDIRDAFARAEALFALPADTKAQWPLSRNAGWEHKSQIRPSTRTPDQKESYQITRPRMQGLWPSDAELPGFQAASLAFERQCWEVAMRLLSCFAYKLGFDEGFFTRAHNPDVPSYQSTLRMLHYFAMDPALKDELGLWRAGAHTDFDCLTLLFQRPGQGGLQVLPGKEMEGRQWTPVEPAEGVITCNIGDMLTRWSDDALPSNFHRVRNPLPHEYQGARYSLAFFAQANEDAVIEGPGKKYPPITGAEYLRQRISANFSNRY, encoded by the coding sequence ATGGGCGACATGGGCCACGAGACCCACACCCGCGAGGTGCGCTGCATTGACCTGAGCGACTTTGAACACCGCAAGCGCGAGATTGCCGACGAACTGTGGAGCGCGGCGGTAGACATTGGGTTCTTCCAGGTCAGCCACCACGGCATAGCGCTGCAAGACATCCGCGATGCCTTTGCGCGGGCCGAGGCTTTGTTTGCGCTGCCAGCCGACACCAAAGCCCAGTGGCCCCTGTCCCGCAACGCGGGGTGGGAGCACAAGAGTCAGATCCGCCCCTCCACCCGCACACCCGATCAAAAAGAGTCCTACCAAATCACCCGCCCCCGCATGCAGGGCCTGTGGCCCAGCGATGCCGAATTGCCCGGCTTTCAAGCAGCCAGCCTGGCCTTTGAGCGCCAGTGCTGGGAGGTCGCCATGCGCCTGCTGTCGTGCTTTGCGTACAAGCTGGGGTTTGACGAAGGTTTCTTCACCCGCGCCCACAACCCTGACGTGCCCAGCTACCAAAGCACGCTGCGCATGCTGCATTACTTTGCGATGGACCCGGCCCTCAAAGACGAGCTGGGCCTGTGGCGCGCCGGTGCACACACCGACTTTGACTGCCTCACGCTGCTGTTCCAGCGCCCAGGGCAGGGCGGGCTGCAGGTGCTGCCCGGCAAAGAGATGGAAGGCCGCCAGTGGACGCCGGTGGAGCCCGCCGAAGGCGTCATCACCTGCAACATCGGCGACATGCTCACCCGCTGGAGCGACGACGCGCTGCCCAGCAACTTCCACCGCGTGCGCAACCCGCTGCCGCACGAATACCAGGGCGCCCGCTACAGCCTGGCCTTTTTTGCGCAGGCCAATGAAGACGCCGTGATCGAAGGCCCTGGCAAAAAGTACCCGCCCATCACCGGGGCGGAGTACCTGCGCCAGCGCATCAGTGCCAATTTTTCCAATCGGTATTGA
- a CDS encoding ABC transporter substrate-binding protein, with translation MQRRLFLSTSVASSISLAAPWVHAQGPLTPLKFTLDFRVTSQTSPFFLAQARGYYKDEGLDVSIDVGAGSVASITRVASGAYDLGLGDISSLTEFHAQNPDTPVQAVYQYYNRAPFVIIGRKDRGVTSDFASLKGKRVAAAAVESTRRSWPMVARSLKTTPDLFEWVTTDFSARDNVMVRGDVDAATYFHDSAVSLFARMPAKDLAVLEYSKAGLQLYGNAILAGKLLQDKPELARAFLRASNRALRETLQNPDAALAAIKAREPILNMDVERERWAITRQYLAAPEVQSVGLGGVQASVLAQQVDEVAAVYGLARKPAAERVFNPAFLPAAADRKVAA, from the coding sequence ATGCAAAGACGCCTGTTTCTCTCCACCTCTGTCGCCTCTTCCATCAGCCTTGCGGCGCCTTGGGTGCACGCCCAGGGGCCGCTCACACCGCTCAAGTTCACGCTGGACTTTCGGGTGACGAGCCAGACATCGCCCTTCTTTCTGGCGCAGGCCAGGGGCTACTACAAGGACGAGGGCCTGGACGTGAGCATTGATGTGGGCGCGGGCTCGGTGGCCTCCATCACCCGCGTGGCCAGCGGGGCGTATGACCTGGGGCTGGGCGACATCAGCTCGCTGACCGAGTTCCACGCGCAAAACCCTGACACGCCGGTGCAGGCTGTGTACCAGTACTACAACCGCGCGCCCTTCGTCATCATTGGCCGCAAGGACCGGGGCGTGACCAGCGACTTTGCCTCGCTCAAAGGTAAGCGCGTGGCGGCGGCTGCAGTGGAATCCACCCGCCGCAGCTGGCCCATGGTGGCGCGCAGCCTCAAGACCACGCCCGACCTGTTTGAATGGGTGACCACCGATTTCAGCGCACGCGACAACGTGATGGTGCGCGGCGATGTGGACGCCGCCACGTACTTTCACGACTCGGCCGTTTCGCTGTTTGCACGCATGCCCGCCAAAGACCTGGCCGTGCTCGAATACAGCAAGGCGGGCCTGCAGCTGTATGGCAACGCCATCCTGGCGGGCAAGCTGCTGCAAGACAAGCCCGAGCTGGCCAGAGCCTTTTTGCGCGCCAGCAACCGCGCCCTGCGCGAGACACTGCAAAACCCCGATGCCGCGCTGGCCGCCATCAAGGCGCGTGAGCCGATTTTGAACATGGACGTGGAGCGCGAGCGCTGGGCCATCACCCGCCAGTACCTGGCTGCACCCGAGGTGCAAAGCGTGGGCCTGGGCGGTGTGCAGGCCAGCGTGCTGGCCCAGCAGGTGGACGAGGTGGCCGCCGTGTATGGCTTGGCGCGCAAGCCTGCGGCAGAGCGCGTGTTCAACCCCGCCTTTTTGCCCGCTGCGGCAGACCGCAAGGTGGCGGCATGA
- a CDS encoding nucleoside deaminase, producing MTAVPAQPPLPAEVPLHERDGRHLRHAIALADTARARGNRPFGALIVAPDDTVLAEAWNANGETGDCTAHAETSAIRLASPRHSREALAQATLYSSGEPCVMCAGAIFWSAIGRVVYGIDAERLRVFRGERLDQRDAELSCRDVFNTSGHAIECIGPALVDEASASHQGAWKA from the coding sequence ATGACGGCAGTGCCTGCACAGCCCCCGCTGCCCGCCGAGGTGCCGCTGCACGAGCGCGATGGCCGCCACCTGCGCCACGCCATTGCGCTGGCCGACACGGCCCGTGCTCGCGGCAACCGCCCTTTTGGCGCGTTGATCGTGGCCCCGGACGACACCGTGCTGGCCGAGGCCTGGAACGCCAACGGCGAGACGGGCGACTGCACGGCGCACGCCGAGACCTCAGCCATCCGCCTGGCCAGCCCGCGCCACAGCCGCGAGGCCCTGGCCCAGGCCACGCTCTACTCGTCGGGCGAGCCGTGCGTGATGTGCGCGGGCGCCATCTTCTGGTCGGCCATTGGCCGCGTGGTGTACGGCATTGACGCCGAGCGGCTGCGCGTGTTCCGCGGCGAGCGGCTGGACCAGCGCGATGCCGAGCTGTCTTGCCGCGATGTGTTCAACACCTCAGGCCACGCCATCGAGTGCATTGGGCCCGCGCTGGTGGATGAGGCATCGGCATCGCACCAGGGGGCGTGGAAGGCTTGA
- a CDS encoding DUF6678 family protein: MDDVVAKHKRQVREALAQRGLGAWMNDTKWCELLGAISALPFSPPYQRKDVLHAEPEPSTFDADVWYLGDWTEGIHPLYSIEWLRIRPRYLEPVGQLLPPTVVDCEAALGQALQSVGVPYEKADGSIWIYGYR, encoded by the coding sequence ATGGACGACGTTGTTGCAAAGCACAAGCGCCAGGTGAGGGAAGCGCTGGCGCAGCGTGGCCTGGGTGCGTGGATGAACGACACCAAGTGGTGCGAGTTGCTGGGCGCTATCAGCGCGCTGCCTTTCTCACCGCCATACCAGCGCAAAGACGTGCTGCACGCTGAACCGGAGCCCAGCACCTTTGATGCAGACGTTTGGTACCTGGGCGACTGGACGGAGGGGATTCACCCTTTGTATTCCATCGAATGGCTGCGCATCCGACCCAGATACCTGGAGCCTGTCGGTCAATTGCTGCCGCCCACAGTGGTCGACTGTGAGGCCGCGCTGGGGCAGGCATTGCAGTCCGTGGGTGTGCCATACGAGAAGGCTGATGGCTCGATCTGGATCTACGGCTATCGGTAG
- a CDS encoding M14 family metallocarboxypeptidase encodes MTVSSTAPTTAPATAFPPASYPIGTPGQLWGPAELAQWRARQVRQRSYADDVLAAVDTLRTRFDVTSYGEVVYGDERYALQAIRPRAWVAGLPTVLVTGGVHGYETSGVMGALRFVDQHGERYAGRVNWLVAPCISPWGWERIQRWNQDAIDPNRSFRTGSTVQESAALMALVAQVASLQGAFAAHIDLHETTDTDESEYRPAVAARDGKAFEPGSIPDGFYLVDDTENPQPAFQQAVLQAVARVTHIAPPDERNEIIGSPMTEPGVIRYELAAWGLCASVTGARYTTTTEVYPDSPRTTPEACTAAQVAAVCAALDFVLASSR; translated from the coding sequence ATGACCGTATCCAGCACTGCGCCCACTACTGCACCCGCCACGGCATTCCCTCCCGCTTCGTATCCCATTGGCACCCCCGGCCAGCTCTGGGGCCCTGCCGAGCTGGCCCAGTGGCGCGCGCGCCAAGTGCGCCAGCGCAGCTATGCCGATGACGTGCTGGCCGCCGTGGATACGCTGCGCACCCGCTTTGATGTGACGAGCTACGGCGAAGTGGTCTATGGTGATGAGCGCTATGCGCTGCAGGCCATTCGCCCCCGCGCCTGGGTGGCGGGCCTGCCCACCGTGCTGGTCACCGGCGGTGTGCACGGCTACGAAACCAGTGGCGTGATGGGCGCGCTGCGGTTTGTGGACCAGCACGGCGAGCGCTACGCAGGCCGCGTGAACTGGCTGGTGGCCCCCTGCATCAGCCCCTGGGGTTGGGAGCGCATCCAGCGCTGGAACCAAGACGCCATCGACCCCAACCGCAGCTTTCGCACCGGCAGCACGGTGCAAGAGTCTGCCGCACTCATGGCGCTGGTGGCCCAGGTGGCATCCCTGCAAGGCGCATTTGCGGCGCACATTGACCTGCACGAAACCACCGACACCGACGAATCCGAATACCGCCCCGCAGTGGCCGCGCGCGACGGCAAGGCGTTTGAGCCCGGCAGCATCCCCGACGGTTTTTACCTGGTGGACGACACCGAGAACCCCCAGCCCGCCTTCCAGCAGGCCGTGCTGCAGGCGGTGGCCCGCGTCACCCACATTGCCCCGCCGGACGAGCGCAACGAAATCATCGGCTCGCCCATGACCGAGCCCGGCGTCATTCGCTACGAGCTGGCCGCCTGGGGCCTGTGCGCCAGCGTGACGGGCGCGCGCTACACCACCACCACCGAGGTCTACCCCGACAGCCCCCGCACCACACCCGAGGCCTGCACCGCCGCACAAGTGGCTGCGGTGTGTGCTGCGCTGGACTTTGTGCTGGCCAGCAGCCGCTGA
- a CDS encoding transporter substrate-binding domain-containing protein has translation MTPKKFIAIAAAAVITCLSFTQAAQAGPRLDKIMETKTIRVGTPGDYRPFAIKTDAGFSGHDIDVIETMAKELGVKIEYVQTSWPNLVKDLQADKFDVAVGGITRNVNRMRLFDMLPGYAPFGKVALVRSADKAKYTSVDALNQPTVRVIKNPGGTNETFVLANLKAAQVSTHDKNAEIPALIAEGKGDVMITETYEALHYAKADPRLYAAFVDAPLTPKNYLGFMVPTDDADYTRVMGFVWGLIESRGAIQQAATKWLK, from the coding sequence ATGACCCCCAAGAAATTCATCGCCATCGCCGCTGCCGCCGTCATCACCTGCTTGTCCTTCACCCAGGCAGCGCAGGCAGGCCCCCGGCTCGACAAGATCATGGAAACCAAAACCATCCGCGTGGGCACGCCGGGCGACTACCGCCCCTTCGCCATCAAGACCGATGCGGGCTTTTCGGGCCACGACATTGATGTGATCGAAACCATGGCCAAAGAGCTGGGCGTGAAGATCGAATACGTGCAGACCTCCTGGCCCAACCTGGTCAAAGACCTGCAGGCCGACAAGTTTGATGTGGCCGTGGGCGGCATCACCCGCAACGTCAACCGCATGCGCCTGTTTGACATGCTGCCCGGCTACGCCCCGTTTGGCAAAGTGGCCCTGGTGCGCAGCGCCGACAAGGCCAAATACACCAGCGTGGACGCCTTGAACCAGCCCACCGTGCGCGTCATCAAGAACCCCGGCGGCACCAACGAAACCTTTGTGCTGGCCAACCTCAAGGCCGCCCAGGTCAGCACACACGACAAGAACGCAGAGATCCCTGCGCTGATCGCCGAAGGCAAGGGCGATGTGATGATCACCGAAACCTACGAAGCCCTGCACTACGCCAAGGCCGACCCGCGCCTTTACGCCGCGTTTGTGGACGCACCGCTGACGCCCAAGAACTACCTGGGCTTCATGGTGCCCACCGACGACGCCGACTACACCCGCGTGATGGGTTTTGTGTGGGGCCTGATCGAAAGCCGTGGCGCCATCCAGCAGGCCGCCACCAAGTGGCTGAAGTAA
- the katG gene encoding catalase/peroxidase HPI, which translates to MSSSESKCPFHSATSAQGAKTAVARQSNRDWWPNQLNLGILHQHAPASNPLGEDFDYAAAFEKLDYAALKADLTALMTDSQDWWPADWGHYGGLFIRMAWHSAGTYRTGDGRGGAGTGNQRFAPLNSWPDNGNLDKARRLLWPIKQKYGNAISWADLMILAGNVALESMGFKTFGFAGGRADIWQPEEDIYWGAEAQWLATSDKPNSRYSGERDLENPLAAVQMGLIYVNPEGPDGKPDPVASGRDVRETFARMAMNDEETVALVAGGHTFGKAHGAGDPTLVGAEPEAAAIEVQGLGWINQLGSGKGGHTTTSGIEGAWKPNPTTWDNGYFDMLFGYEWELTKSPAGAHQWVAKDVKPEHMIPDAHDPSQKHAPMMTTADLSLRMDPAYEKIARRFHQNPAEFADAFARAWFKLTHRDMGPKALYKGPEVPAENLIWQDPVPAVDHALIDAQDVAALKAKVLATGLSVAELVSTAWASASTFRGSDKRGGANGARIRLAPQKDWEANQPEQLAKVLVVLEGVQAAFNSAQSGGKKVSLADLIVLAGNAGVEAAAKAAGQAVEVPFAPGRTDASQAQTDVESFAVLEPVADGFRNYQKKTFSVPAEALLIDKAQLLTLSAPELTVLVGGLRVLGANVGGAQHGVFTQRAGQLTNDFFVNLLDMGAAWAPTSPANDVFEARDRKTGAVKWTGTRVDLVFGSNSQLRALAEVYAQADAQPKFVRDFVAAWTKVMNLDRFDLKK; encoded by the coding sequence ATGAGCAGCAGCGAATCCAAATGCCCCTTCCACAGCGCCACCAGCGCGCAAGGCGCCAAGACGGCAGTGGCCCGCCAGTCCAACCGCGACTGGTGGCCCAACCAACTGAACCTGGGCATCCTGCACCAGCATGCTCCGGCCTCCAACCCGCTGGGCGAAGACTTTGACTACGCCGCTGCTTTTGAAAAACTGGACTACGCAGCGCTCAAGGCCGACCTGACAGCACTGATGACCGATTCGCAAGACTGGTGGCCTGCCGACTGGGGCCACTACGGCGGCCTGTTCATCCGCATGGCCTGGCACAGCGCAGGCACCTACCGCACTGGCGACGGCCGTGGCGGTGCGGGCACGGGCAACCAGCGCTTTGCACCGCTGAACAGCTGGCCCGACAACGGCAACCTGGACAAGGCCCGCCGCCTGCTGTGGCCCATCAAGCAAAAGTACGGCAACGCCATCTCGTGGGCCGACCTGATGATTCTGGCGGGCAACGTGGCGCTCGAATCCATGGGCTTCAAGACCTTTGGCTTTGCCGGGGGCCGTGCCGACATCTGGCAGCCTGAAGAAGACATCTACTGGGGTGCCGAAGCCCAGTGGCTGGCCACCAGCGACAAACCGAACAGCCGCTACAGCGGCGAGCGCGACCTGGAGAACCCGCTGGCCGCCGTGCAGATGGGCCTGATCTACGTGAACCCCGAAGGCCCGGACGGCAAGCCCGACCCCGTGGCCAGCGGCCGCGATGTGCGCGAAACCTTTGCCCGCATGGCCATGAACGACGAAGAGACCGTGGCCCTGGTGGCTGGCGGCCACACCTTTGGCAAGGCCCACGGCGCGGGTGACCCGACCCTGGTCGGCGCCGAGCCCGAAGCCGCCGCCATTGAAGTGCAAGGCCTGGGCTGGATCAACCAGCTGGGCAGCGGCAAGGGGGGGCACACCACCACCAGCGGCATTGAAGGCGCCTGGAAGCCCAACCCCACCACCTGGGACAACGGCTACTTCGACATGCTGTTCGGCTACGAGTGGGAGCTGACCAAGAGCCCCGCAGGCGCGCACCAGTGGGTGGCCAAGGACGTGAAGCCCGAGCACATGATCCCCGACGCGCACGACCCCAGCCAAAAGCACGCGCCCATGATGACCACCGCCGACCTTTCGCTGCGCATGGACCCGGCCTACGAAAAAATTGCCCGCCGCTTCCACCAGAACCCGGCCGAGTTTGCCGACGCCTTTGCCCGCGCCTGGTTTAAGCTGACCCACCGCGACATGGGCCCCAAGGCCCTGTACAAGGGCCCTGAAGTGCCAGCAGAAAACCTCATCTGGCAAGACCCCGTGCCTGCCGTAGACCATGCACTGATCGACGCGCAGGACGTGGCCGCACTCAAGGCCAAGGTGCTGGCAACGGGCCTGTCGGTGGCGGAGCTGGTGTCCACCGCATGGGCCTCGGCATCGACCTTCCGTGGATCGGACAAGCGCGGCGGTGCCAACGGCGCACGCATCCGCCTGGCCCCGCAAAAGGACTGGGAAGCCAACCAGCCCGAGCAGCTGGCCAAGGTGCTGGTGGTGCTTGAAGGCGTTCAGGCCGCGTTCAACTCGGCGCAAAGCGGCGGCAAAAAGGTATCGCTGGCCGACCTGATCGTGTTGGCAGGCAATGCCGGTGTGGAAGCTGCGGCCAAGGCTGCAGGCCAGGCGGTGGAAGTGCCCTTTGCCCCCGGCCGCACCGATGCCAGCCAGGCGCAGACCGATGTGGAATCGTTCGCCGTGCTGGAGCCCGTGGCCGATGGCTTCCGCAACTACCAGAAGAAAACGTTCAGCGTGCCCGCCGAAGCCCTGCTGATCGACAAGGCGCAGCTGCTGACCCTGAGCGCGCCCGAGTTGACGGTGCTGGTGGGTGGCCTGCGGGTGCTGGGCGCCAACGTGGGGGGTGCACAGCACGGCGTTTTCACCCAGCGCGCCGGGCAGCTCACCAACGACTTCTTTGTGAACCTGCTGGACATGGGCGCCGCCTGGGCCCCCACATCGCCCGCCAACGATGTGTTTGAAGCCCGCGACCGCAAGACCGGCGCCGTGAAGTGGACAGGCACGCGGGTGGACCTCGTGTTTGGCTCCAACTCGCAACTGCGCGCCTTGGCCGAGGTGTATGCGCAGGCCGATGCACAGCCCAAGTTTGTGCGCGACTTTGTGGCCGCCTGGACCAAGGTGATGAACCTGGACCGCTTCGACTTGAAGAAGTGA
- a CDS encoding DUF2322 family protein produces MNFADRLKQLPSAAHLTSLQVLGADGAVLATLENKPGQAGSLALYAALAALYGGHITPAAASLGLEWYAEHTADAHAHPGKHPNIDRLVQWAQGSTSYAVRVQALA; encoded by the coding sequence ATGAACTTCGCTGACCGCCTCAAGCAACTGCCCTCTGCCGCCCACCTCACCTCCTTGCAAGTGCTGGGCGCTGACGGCGCTGTGCTTGCCACCCTGGAGAACAAGCCCGGCCAAGCCGGTTCGCTGGCGCTGTATGCCGCACTGGCCGCGCTGTACGGCGGCCACATCACGCCCGCCGCTGCCAGCCTGGGCCTGGAGTGGTATGCCGAGCACACCGCCGATGCCCACGCCCACCCTGGCAAGCACCCCAACATCGACCGCCTGGTGCAATGGGCCCAGGGCAGCACGAGCTACGCGGTGCGTGTGCAGGCACTGGCCTGA
- a CDS encoding SRPBCC family protein yields the protein MTQSNAPASTGTVTLHRVLRAPPERVYRAFLDPDAMAKWLPPHGFTGRVLEMDARVGGVYRMQFTNLATGHTHAFGGRYLELVPGERIVNTDRFDDTHLPGEMRTTVTFKAVSVGTELVAVQEGIPAMIPTEACYLGWQESLQLLAQLVEANIAG from the coding sequence ATGACCCAGAGCAACGCCCCCGCATCCACCGGCACCGTCACCCTGCACCGCGTGTTGCGCGCCCCGCCAGAGCGGGTGTACCGCGCCTTTCTGGACCCCGACGCCATGGCCAAGTGGCTGCCTCCCCACGGCTTTACGGGCCGGGTGCTGGAGATGGATGCCCGCGTGGGCGGCGTGTACCGCATGCAGTTCACCAACCTGGCCACGGGCCACACCCACGCGTTTGGCGGGCGCTATCTGGAGCTGGTGCCGGGCGAGCGCATCGTCAACACCGACCGCTTTGACGACACACACCTGCCTGGCGAAATGCGCACCACCGTCACCTTCAAGGCCGTATCGGTGGGCACCGAGCTGGTGGCGGTGCAAGAAGGCATTCCGGCCATGATCCCGACCGAGGCATGCTACCTGGGCTGGCAAGAGTCGCTGCAGTTGCTGGCGCAGCTGGTAGAGGCCAACATTGCGGGCTAG
- a CDS encoding M23 family metallopeptidase — translation MHYPHRRTLLTTLGLLSLPGASWAAKPQPAAPVVWPHALQVPGGVARLSLGPAPQRPRVQVRQGDADVPVLVVGDAIEWTAVLGIPLAAAVGSAHATLLASGADTQLAQARQLPYTVAPKRYAEQQLKVSPRTVDLAPEDQARYERERDHQARVMATWSEPTGGALPSLRMQQPVPGRRSSSFGLRRVFNGQSRNPHSGMDIAAPTGTPIVAPLPGTVIDTGDYFFNGGTVWMDHGHGLLTMYCHLSSIQVRVGDTVQTGEAFCKVGATGRVTGPHLHWGVMLNRTMVDPALFIE, via the coding sequence ATGCACTACCCCCACCGCCGCACCCTGCTCACCACCCTGGGTCTTTTGTCTTTGCCGGGCGCCAGCTGGGCGGCCAAGCCGCAGCCCGCCGCGCCCGTGGTGTGGCCGCACGCGCTGCAGGTGCCGGGCGGCGTGGCACGCCTGTCGCTGGGGCCTGCACCACAGCGCCCCCGGGTGCAGGTGCGCCAGGGTGATGCCGACGTGCCGGTGCTGGTGGTGGGCGATGCCATCGAGTGGACAGCGGTGCTGGGCATCCCATTGGCCGCCGCCGTGGGCAGCGCCCACGCCACGCTGCTGGCCAGCGGAGCAGACACCCAGCTGGCGCAGGCCCGGCAACTGCCCTACACCGTGGCGCCCAAGCGCTACGCCGAGCAGCAACTCAAGGTATCGCCCCGCACAGTGGATTTGGCGCCCGAAGACCAGGCCCGCTACGAACGCGAGCGCGACCACCAGGCCCGCGTGATGGCCACCTGGAGCGAGCCCACAGGCGGTGCCCTGCCATCGCTGCGCATGCAGCAGCCCGTGCCGGGGCGCCGCTCCAGCTCGTTCGGGCTGCGGCGGGTATTCAACGGGCAGTCGCGCAACCCGCACAGCGGCATGGACATTGCGGCCCCCACGGGCACCCCCATCGTGGCCCCGCTGCCTGGCACCGTCATTGACACGGGCGACTACTTCTTCAACGGCGGCACCGTGTGGATGGACCATGGCCACGGCCTGCTCACCATGTACTGCCACCTGAGCAGCATTCAGGTCCGCGTGGGCGACACCGTCCAGACGGGCGAAGCCTTTTGCAAGGTGGGCGCCACCGGCCGCGTCACCGGCCCCCACCTGCACTGGGGCGTGATGCTCAACCGCACCATGGTGGACCCGGCCCTGTTCATTGAATGA
- a CDS encoding pseudouridine synthase, with amino-acid sequence MTTQPPRRPTLSRPAAAPRTGPAKATRPSPAPTRRPVTERIAPEAVQLICFNKPYGVLSQFTPEGQWQGLKDYIDLPGVYVAGRLDADSEGLLLLTNDGKLQAHIADPRFKMAKTYWVQVEGVPDEVALAALRQGVQLNDGPTLPAQARLLDPAPALAPRVPPIRERKSIPTAWLELVIREGRNRQVRRMTAAVGHPTLRLVRAAVGPYTLEGLAPGAWKQVAVQRME; translated from the coding sequence ATGACGACGCAGCCCCCACGCCGCCCCACACTCTCGCGCCCTGCTGCCGCCCCGCGCACAGGCCCGGCCAAAGCCACGCGCCCATCCCCAGCGCCCACGCGCAGGCCCGTGACCGAGCGCATCGCCCCCGAGGCGGTACAGCTCATCTGCTTTAACAAGCCCTACGGCGTGCTCAGCCAGTTCACCCCCGAGGGGCAGTGGCAGGGCCTCAAGGACTACATCGACCTGCCCGGCGTGTACGTGGCCGGGCGGCTGGACGCCGACAGCGAAGGGCTTTTGCTGCTGACCAACGATGGCAAGCTGCAGGCCCACATTGCCGACCCGCGCTTCAAGATGGCCAAGACCTATTGGGTGCAGGTGGAGGGGGTGCCCGATGAGGTCGCCCTGGCCGCACTGCGCCAGGGCGTACAGCTCAACGATGGCCCCACCCTGCCCGCCCAGGCCCGCTTGCTGGACCCTGCCCCCGCCTTGGCGCCCCGGGTACCGCCCATCCGCGAGCGCAAGTCAATCCCGACGGCGTGGCTGGAGCTGGTGATACGCGAAGGCCGCAACCGCCAGGTGCGGCGCATGACCGCCGCCGTGGGCCACCCCACCCTGCGGCTGGTGCGCGCCGCCGTGGGCCCCTACACGCTGGAAGGGCTGGCGCCGGGGGCATGGAAACAGGTGGCGGTGCAGCGAATGGAGTGA
- a CDS encoding DUF2242 domain-containing protein has translation MSALAGRLTPWAAFGVAALLAGCAATGPAPKFYGPQEKFGSVATYSRLFDATPAQTCEASRRALLSQGYLINTTTAEMVEGKKSFQPSAETHLQMVIRVVCVPDSPSGKVSLGFVTALQDSYTLRKTNNSASLGVGALGSVSLPIAASSDSLVKVGSETIAADSFYDSFFDLIKRYLVADDVPAEVSAGS, from the coding sequence TTGTCGGCTTTGGCGGGGCGACTGACGCCCTGGGCCGCCTTTGGTGTGGCGGCCCTGTTGGCAGGCTGCGCTGCCACCGGCCCTGCGCCCAAGTTCTATGGCCCGCAGGAGAAGTTTGGCTCGGTCGCCACCTATTCACGCCTGTTTGATGCCACGCCTGCGCAGACTTGCGAAGCCTCGCGCCGCGCCTTGCTCAGCCAGGGCTACCTCATCAACACCACCACGGCCGAGATGGTGGAGGGCAAAAAGAGCTTCCAGCCCAGCGCCGAGACCCATTTGCAAATGGTCATTCGGGTGGTGTGCGTGCCCGACTCTCCCAGCGGCAAGGTCAGCCTGGGCTTTGTGACGGCCCTGCAAGACAGCTACACCCTGCGCAAAACCAATAACTCGGCCAGCCTGGGGGTGGGGGCGCTGGGGTCGGTGTCCTTGCCCATTGCGGCCAGCAGCGACTCGCTGGTCAAGGTGGGCAGCGAGACCATTGCGGCCGACAGCTTCTACGACAGCTTTTTTGACCTGATCAAGCGCTACCTGGTGGCCGACGATGTGCCTGCCGAGGTTTCGGCAGGCAGTTAA